From Hypanus sabinus isolate sHypSab1 chromosome 9, sHypSab1.hap1, whole genome shotgun sequence:
aagtccacaaccaattcCTTGACTGAGTAAAATTCAGGAAAACCCTGTCTCGTTAAGCCACAGCCAAGTGCAAGGCCGCACTTGGAATAtgatgcagttttggtcaccctggtACAGGAAAGACGTTGTCAAGCTAGAGAGGATagtgaagagatttacaaggacaccacctggactagagggcctgagatATGGGGAGATGTTGGCCACACTGGATCTTTATTCTTTACAGtgcaggatgaggggtgacctctcaGAAGTTTAGAAAATCATAAGGGATATGGCTAAGATGGTTGGTTTATAGTCTTTTCCTCAGGGGACAGGTATAAGGTAAGAGAGACTGAAGGGACCTGAGAAGTAAGAGGGGAGTGactacctggaatgagctgctggagaaagtggtcaaggcaggtacaactgcaacatttaagtgATACTTGGATGGGTAAACAGCGGGAGCAGCCTGGAGGCTTAATGTGGGAAACTGGAACAAGTCGGGAGGCTGCTGTGGTTGACATGGACCAGTTGGGGGGataggcctgttttcatgctgaatTACTTCCCCTTTAATGAATATTAAATACTTACAGGAAAGGCGTAGTCTAAAAGCTACAGAAACATTATCAGGCATCTAGTGCTAAGGATGTAGCAACAGGGCAGCAAAGGAAATTAGATGATTTGATCAACACAAGTTATAAGATTTATATCAAATAAACTATTTCCTGTTAAAAACATTAATCTGTTCAAATAGTCACTACTGTGCATCTTACTTCAACATTCAAATACATAGAGCTTCACACAGGGtttttaaaatattgttttaCTTCATGTCAAAAACTACACAAAATAGTGTCACATTTATACAAAAATTATCTATGAAACTTACTAAAAGCAGCAGAAATGGCTGTATTACAATGGTATCGAGATATTGGCAAATCCAAAAatgaagtttttgttttgaaTATTACTTTGACATGTAAtgataaaaatacattttaaaattaaaagaGAAAAGAGGGGATTATTAATCAGTGCAGGATAAACATATATTGGAAATTGTATTTGAACCACAGAATGAGCCGAGCTGGCCAACAAATTCACACCAACTCCTGTCTCTGTTCAAAGgcattctctctctctaaccccagAGGTAGTGATGGGGAACAGAAACCCTGGCTGATTCCCTCTCTCTAACCCGAGGATCACTGGTCAAGTGaataaaacctgattctgccaAGCTTTTCCCTCCCCACTGACAAGCACCCCTTCCTCTCAATGTCAGACATTACCACTAACCCCAGCACCTGCTGaaccaccatctccaaaatgaaGAAAGCCTGGCTGTGTAATGTTAAGCATTCGAGGCCACAAGAGTGTATGAGCTGTTAGCTGTGAGCACATCTCGACATGAAATGGTGTGATGCAATGGGAACCCTGATAACCTGTCACAGTCCAATTGCCCCAATCCTTACTCAATTGCAGGAAGTTTGAAAACTCTAATCTGTTTCACAACACTCCACAAAACAGCAGATTGAAAATACTGTGCGAGGCAGCTGCTCCTTGCCGCTGCCTCCACTCGATCATTTCACCAGCAACAGAACCCACTCAggtgggtcggggggggggggcagggaggcGTGGAGACAGGCAGTGGAGCTTCCAGGGACAGGCTGCATCTGGGTCCCTGCAGCTCAGAGTTTCAGACCCCTGGCTCCCCGTGGTCTTCCACCCTCTGCCTCTCACACATGGTTACTCAAGAGGTTTTGgttggggcagggagaggggttgCAGTCCCAGCAGCTGTGTACTCAGATGGTTCAGAGGAAGCACCCATGTCAGTGAGTCACTGGGCAAAGTGCTCACAGATAGCGATGGTGTAACAAGTGAGAATGAGACAGATAGAGGGGAAAGGGAACTTTGAGAgttcaaaagggggggggggaggagagaaagaaaTCAGAGAAAAGGAGGGGAGAGGGTAAGAGGGTAAGGGGAGAGattagacagagtgagagagggactgagatgagtgaaggagagagagagagagagagagagagagaggagaggccaGCTGTAGTGGGAAATTGAATGACCACTTGCCAGACCACAGGAAGCCAAATGGAGGCGTGGGGTTAAAACAAAGAATccgagtgatgggaagagaggaGACACAGGAATGTACCTTCAGCTCATTCTCCTCACACCTTGATAAAGAGGACACCGGTAATGAGGGAGAAACCCAGGATAAGCATTACGACCTTGAGGATACGATGGTGGGGCGAGTTGAGCTCGTGGGGTAGAATCTCCATGAAGGTGATGTAGATGAAGGTGCCAGTAGCTATGCCCTCCAGCACAGCGCGGACGAGCTGGTGGCTGGAGTCCTCGGTCAGCACAATGCCCACCCCGATGCCCAGCGGTGACATGACAGCAAAGGTCACAACACAAGCCACCACCACTGCCAACCTCAGCCTGCTCTGCACCAGTTTCAGAGTCAGGCTGAAGGCCACAATGCACTTGTGAACGGACAGGGCAATGCAGATCTCCACCACTCTGGCGCCCGTCTCCTGCACGCCTAGCGCCAgcccctcaaaaactgagtgtaGGGAGAGTGCCAGCACAAGCACCACGCAACGGATGGCCGAGTGGGAGTTGAAGTCCACGTGGAAATGGAAGGAAGGGTTCTCCGGGGGCGACGGATGGCCCAACAGGGACCTGCTCTGCTCGTCAGTGTCTGCCATCTGGTCCCGGCAGGCCAGTGTGATCTGCTCCATGATCAGCACCAGGAAGAAGCCCATGGCGACGATGAATTCTGGCAGGGGGAACTCCAGCTGcaggaatggggggtggggggaagagagaggtgcAAGACCGTCAGTGTCAGTGCTCGATGTCCTGATTACCCAGGGCCAGTGGCAGCAAACAGTAGCACATCGACCTTTATTGGTTTATTGTGGCTGCAGAGTCCCTCCATGGGCCCACCATGGTTTGGGAttatgtagagggagcttcactctgcgtctgaccccgggagtgtgtgatgggacagtgtggagggagcttcgctctgtgtctgaccccgggagtgtgtgatgggacagtgtggagggagattcactctgtgcctgaccccgggagtgtgtgatgggacggtgtggagggagtttcactctgtgcctgaccccgggagtgtgtgatgggacggtgtggagggagtttcactctgtgcctgaccccgggagtgtgtgatgggacggtgtggagggagcttcactctgcgtctgaccccgggagtgtgtgatgggacagtgtggagggagcttcgctctgtgtctgaccccgggagtgtgtgatgggacggtgtggagggagtttcactctgtgcctgaccccgggagtgtgtgatgggacggtgtggagggagcttcactctgtgtctgaccccgagagtgtgtgatgggacggtgtggagggagcttcactctgtgtctgaccccgggagtgtgtgatgggacggtgtggagggagtttcactctgtgtctgaccccgggagacactctgtgtctgtgtcgaGGTAGCTTTGGGTTTTATTTTAGCTGTGCGCTGTATCAGCTTTGGGAAGGAGTGGGGATTATTTTATGGGACTTCTCACAAGACCATATCAGTAACGGACATGTCAGTTCACCGCAGATTGCTTTACCTTCTTGGCAGCTTCAGGAAAGCTAAAATCATTGAAATGCAACAGCTAAGAAAGAGTCACACACTAACAAAGGTAGCTTTGCAATTTACCAAGGATCAGCAAAATGGACAAATGAAGGGTTTGGGGAAATAGCAACTTTCCCAAAGTTTGGAACAAGTGGCGTTGGGGGATGGGATAAGGATTGATCAAGAGGAATTTCTACatcgtgccccccccccccagaagctGTCTCCACCttcactctcttccccctcccccagtacATTCCATGCATTTCATTCTTCCTCCTGTGCCACTAttcatctcctcccccccccccccccactcaaccTGCCTATCGTCTTTCACACTTCTCCGCTCCCTCTCAGCTTCGGTGCAGGGTTTCAACCCTGAACGCtgacaatccccacccccacagatATTACTCAACCTATCGAGTagtttgctgctccagattcctgtcCTGTCTCTGCTTTGATCCAGCGCTGACTGCGTAACATTTGTGTGCatgttcatccccccccccccaccgtgtgCACGTGGCATCTTTAAGACCATCGCAACCACGCTTATGTTTGCAGTGTAAAGACATGGCAGCATCTCTTAATAAAGGAGAGGATCGGGGTCTCTTAAGTGCCCCTAATggatccacctccaccactcacTTAACATTGTGTAAAACTACCACTGCCATTCCCTCTTTACTTTCATCCAAACACCTTGAAATTATACGCATTAGCTGATCACGcacctgaccaattaacctactagcccgcACTACtccatcacagggagaacttcTTGCAGACGGcaatggaattgaacctgggtcactgttgCTGCAATCGCGTTGCACTAACTGCGGCACAGATGTGCCACCCCGGCAGTTGCCAAACTGTTGTGCAATGGCACACTTGCTCTGGCCTCATTCCAAcgtggactgtttctgtgctgagacGATGCCCAATGAGTGCCACCAAATCTCCTCCTGGAGGCAGCGGTGACTGTTAGCTTTTCCATCAAGTGCCCAGGTTGATTAAAAAAACCAGTGGAACAAGTCCAGATCCATTATGCTGTTGCACAAGAACGACTGGGTTTGGCAATTGCGATGCACAGCAAATGCAGAAAGGGCAAGAGCACCAACCTTCCTGTTTGGAGATAGGGAACCACAAGCTTCCTGCACACTCGCAGTGTCAATAAGATCTGATTCATGCTGATCGGGAAATGTCCACCCCCAACCCCCCACTCCAAGCACCTCTGGTGTAGCAGCTGGCCCACACACAGCACTTGATTTTGCAGTTTGGATATTCAGGTTGAGGGGGTGTCATCATCCCCCTCGCCTGGTCTTCGTGTGTTGAAATGTGGTGGGGAAATGCCTGCCCCTCTGGTTTGTGTGCCTGTGATACTAGAGCAGattctgaaatccacagtcacgccatcaagttggaggctatccGAATGAAATATCAGAAAGAGAATGGCAACTCAAACTgtaatgggtagccactgggagatcccaccttttgtggcagacagagtgAAGTGTCCCACAATCATTCTTGGTTCACC
This genomic window contains:
- the slc39a1 gene encoding zinc transporter ZIP1; amino-acid sequence: MGDAGPGKMPLEPGVDLKMSPRLEVKVASLALLLVLTVLCGLLPVCVMRVVAGGCVGAGHRRVLSLLSCLAGGVFLATCLLDLIPDFLSDMAAVLDKMKITLEFPLPEFIVAMGFFLVLIMEQITLACRDQMADTDEQSRSLLGHPSPPENPSFHFHVDFNSHSAIRCVVLVLALSLHSVFEGLALGVQETGARVVEICIALSVHKCIVAFSLTLKLVQSRLRLAVVVACVVTFAVMSPLGIGVGIVLTEDSSHQLVRAVLEGIATGTFIYITFMEILPHELNSPHHRILKVVMLILGFSLITGVLFIKV